One window of the Rosa rugosa chromosome 3, drRosRugo1.1, whole genome shotgun sequence genome contains the following:
- the LOC133737095 gene encoding uncharacterized protein LOC133737095 has product MVVDVTGLLSKPIPSINVHPQLDAPLFVGQDELALAKEGLQKIFDCGLKALADPKMQEAFLLYSATLLSAESCPSELKVNLSSFRCNLSEETSSFIKAQDELKVASELSVSITQKKFVVRQQTSKSDEVKKEMTASDEKVAKYKSMIKVLEAQIKGLEACLATEVSNRKKIDELIDSIDTQLTTARDGLVSDLAQVSSMEGTTQAAYPLVTRKQSHWDNLKTMFTRFAIAYATMSRHPTVKWAQQPDTLYITIELPDAEDVKLKLEPEGKFLFSATTGAEKTPYVVDLDLYDKIDVNESRYTVGSGNIFHLVKKAENKWWSRLIKQEGKAPGFLKVDWDMSKSMNE; this is encoded by the coding sequence ATGGTTGTTGATGTTACTGGTCTCTTGTCCAAGCCAATTCCTAGCATCAATGTTCATCCACAGTTGGATGCTCCGTTGTTTGTTGGCCAGGACGAGCTTGCCTTGGCGAAGGAGGGACTCCAGAAGATCTTTGATTGCGGGTTAAAAGCTCTAGCTGATCCCAAAATGCAAGAAGCGTTTCTCCTTTACTCAGCCACACTGCTATCAGCCGAGTCATGCCCCTCAGAATTGAAGGTTAACCTTTCATCATTCAGATGTAATCTTTCGGAAGAAACCTCTTCTTTCATTAAAGCTCAAGATGAGTTGAAGGTGGCCTCAGAGTTATCAGTCTCAATTACCCAGAAGAAGTTTGTTGTGCGACAACAAACTTCAAAGTCTGATGAGGTAAAGAAAGAAATGACTGCCTCGGACGAGAAAGTTGCCAAATATAAGTCCATGATCAAAGTGTTGGAGGCACAAATCAAAGGGTTGGAAGCTTGTTTAGCCACAGAAGTGAGCAACAGGAAAAAGATTGATGAGCTTATCGATTCGATCGATACACAACTCACCACTGCGAGAGATGGACTGGTCTCTGACTTGGCACAAGTGTCTTCCATGGAGGGAACGACCCAAGCAGCTTACCCGTTAGTAACTCGAAAACAGTCGCACTGGGATAACCTAAAAACTATGTTTACTAGGTTTGCAATTGCATACGCCACCATGAGTCGACATCCTACTGTGAAGTGGGCTCAGCAGCCTGATACGCTTTACATCACTATTGAGTTGCCTGATGCCGAGGACGTAAAGCTTAAACTGGAGCCTgaaggaaagtttctattctctGCTACAACTGGAGCAGAAAAGACACCTTATGTAGTTGATCTTGATCTCTATGACAAGATTGATGTGAATGAGAGTAGGTATACTGTTGGCTCGGGAAATATCTTTCACCTAGTGAAAAAAGCTGAAAATAAATGGTGGAGCAGATTGATAAAACAAGAAGGAAAAGCTCCTGGGTTCTTGAAAGTTGATTGGGATATGAgcaagtccatgaatgaatGA
- the LOC133740926 gene encoding uncharacterized protein LOC133740926 produces MTQTQCAHYLAFISCDPTVVPNPDTPCKRCQHPGPKGNWLCLSCKDIFCCTSVKGHFRQHYQEIKHCLCVNCSTKSIYCCSCSKTLDAQVIQQLWVKGRSTSSKLESIDAMIVDVIDLLSKPFPSINVHPQLDAQSFVGQDELALAKEGLQKIFDKGLIAVADPKVQEKFLLYSATLLSAESCPSELKVNLSSFRCNLSEETSAFIKAQDELKVASDLSASITQKKFVMWQQNSKCDEVKKEILTSDEKVANFKAMIKELESQIKRLEACLATEESNRAKIDEAIDSIEKQVTAARDGLVSDLAYVSSMEGSTQAANELVARKQSDWDNLKLSFTKFA; encoded by the exons ATG ACCCAGACACAGTGCGCTCACTACCTGGCTTTCATTTCCTGTGACCCCACTGTGGTTCCCAACCCTGACACTCCCTGCAAAag ATGTCAGCATCCAGGACCAAAAGGGAATTGGTTATGTTTATCCTGTAAGGACATCTTCTGTTGTACTAGTGTGAAGGGACATTTTAGGCAGCATTATCAGGAGATAAAGCATTGTCTTTGTGTCAACTGCAG CACAAAATCAATTTACTGTTGCTCCTGCAGTAAAACTCTAGATGCGCAAGTGATCCAACAATTATGGGTTAAG GGTCGATCCACTTCATCCAAgctagagagcattgatgcaatGATTGTTGATGTTATTGATCTCTTGTCTAAGCCATTTCCCAGCATCAATGTTCATCCACAGTTGGATGCTCAGTCATTTGTAGGCCAGGATGAGCTTGCATTGGCTAAGGAGGGACTGCAAAAGATCTTTGATAAGGGGTTAATAGCCGTAGCTGATCCCAAAGTGCAAGAAAAGTTTCTCCTTTACTCAGCCACACTGCTATCAGCCGAGTCATGCCCCTCAGAATTGAAGGTTAACCTCTCATCATTCAGGTGCAATCTTTCGGAGGAAACCTCTGCTTTCATCAAAGCTCAAGATGAGTTGAAGGTGGCCTCAGACTTATCAGCCTCAATCACTCAGAAGAAGTTCGTGATGTGGCAACAAAATTCAAAGTGTGATGAGGtgaagaaagaaattctcacCTCGGACGAGAAAGTTGCCAACTTCAAGGCCATGATCAAAGAGTTGGAATCACAAATAAAAAGGTTGGAAGCTTGTTTAGCCACAGAAGAGAGCAACAGAGCAAAGATTGATGAAGCTATCGATTCCATTGAGAAACAAGTCACCGCCGCGAGAGATGGATTGGTCTCGGACTTGGCATATGTGTCTTCCATGGAAGGATCGACCCAAGCAGCTAACGAGTTAGTAGCTCGAAAACAGTCGGACTGGGATAACCTGAAGCTTAGTTTTACTAAGTTTGCATGA
- the LOC133737096 gene encoding uncharacterized protein LOC133737096: MEDRLVWLDSSDGNLSLSIAYELKRSKQAIVPWDRWVWRQCFRPRNSVTLWKFLHVTTLFLDISAFFSYPLQHGFGTQLQLLWWGMMGAGFYSLWNARNSIRFDERRLTVDYLIHSIKLQLREVDSWGFGIMRNSVDELCIFSALGISGRASRTHQIHEVNWLAPSAFQLKVYTDGAARGTPRLAGYGGIFRDHLGNFMGCFAGSMGIAIALEAELQAIIHAVTIASGKGWNSLWIECDSAMVRELIKVGNLLQGASGLGKTMASEEQSVERITLDSSKSLIVKKFAKCLSENELQGELCCIIDNRSPLYRDLQST, from the exons ATGGAGGATAGGCTAGTGTGGTTGGATTCTTCTGATGGGAACTTATCTTTATCTATAGCCTATGAGTTGAAGAGGAGTAAACAAGCAATTGTTCCTTGGGATAGATGGGTTTGGCGTCAGTGTTTTCGCCCTCGCAACTCTGTTACGTTATGGAAGTTTCTTCATG TCACTACTCTTTTCTTGGATATATCCGCTTTCTTCTCTTACCCATTACAGCATGGTTTTGGTACTCAATTGCAATTGCTTTGGTGGGGGATGATGGGAGCTGGCTTCTACTCTCTTTGGAATGCTAGAAATTCTATTCGTTTTGATGAGCGTCGCTTAACGGTTGATTATTTGATTCACTCTATCAAGCTGCAACTTCGAGAGGTTGACTCTTGGGGTTTTGGAATTATGCGTAACTCAGTAGATGAGCTTTGTATTTTTAGTGCTCTTGGAATCAGTGGTAGAGCCTCAAGAACACATCAAATTCATGAAGTAAATTGGCTTGCTCCTTCTGCTTTTCAATTAAAGGTTTATACTGATGGTGCTGCTCGTGGGACGCCAAGGCTTGCAGGCTATGGAGGTATTTTTCGTGATCACTTGGGCAATTTTATGGGTTGTTTTGCTGGTTCCATGGGTATTGCTATTGCTCTAGAAGCAGAGCTTCAAGCCATTATTCATGCAGTTACAATAGCATCAGGAAAAGGATGGAATTCTCTCTGGATTGAGTGTGATTCCGCG aTGGTTAGAGAACTGATAAAAGTAGGGAACCTCTTGCAGGGAGCATCAGGCTTGGGAAAGACAATGGCATCAGAG GAACAAAGCGTAGAGAGAATTACCTTAGACAGTTCCAAGAGTTTGATAGTGAAAAAATTTGCCAAGTGTTTAAGTGAAAATGAATTGCAGGGAGAATTGtgttgtattattgataataggagccctttatatagggactTACAGAGTACATGA
- the LOC133741259 gene encoding uncharacterized protein LOC133741259: protein MIWKHVKREGQVSLFTFNVSNKDTDLLTWLGRNNVHHFPIISSKECPKQDPSSVDNGIAVTYIIKRLSEGLELESTFKKGAMTQQRAHVLGRFLSDNNDG from the exons ATGATatggaaacatgtgaaaagagaAGGGCAAGTGAGTCTATTTACGTTCAATGTATCAAACAAAGACACGGACTTGCTTACCTGGTTGGGAAGGAATAATGTTCATCATTTCCCTATTATTTCAAGCAAGGAATGTCCTAAACAAGATCCTTCCAG TGTGGACAACGGGATTGCTGTGACGTACATTATCAAGCGATTATCGGAAGGTCTTGAATTAGAGTCTACCTTTAAAAAAGGTGCCATGACTCAGCAGAGAGCACATGTTTTGGGAAGGTTCTTAAGTGACAACAATGACGGTTAG